In Vicia villosa cultivar HV-30 ecotype Madison, WI unplaced genomic scaffold, Vvil1.0 ctg.000393F_1_1, whole genome shotgun sequence, a single genomic region encodes these proteins:
- the LOC131627653 gene encoding auxin-binding protein ABP19b-like, giving the protein MIFILFLLTLLSHSTSNASVLDFCVADLSSPQTPSGYPCKSSVTIKDFVFSNFNEGNSTNFFKFSVTPAFVNQFPAVNGLGISAARLDLDIGGVLPMHSHRGATELMIVVQGRITAGFISSDNKVFVATLSKGEVLVFPQGLLHFQFNAGKSKASAFLTFSSSNPGSQVVDLALFGNKLSSAFVEKTTLLDHAQVRKLKAIFGGSG; this is encoded by the coding sequence ATGATTTTCATTCTTTTCCTCTTAACTCTTCTCTCACATTCCACATCAAATGCTTCAGTACTAGACTTCTGTGTAGCAGATTTATCTTCTCCACAAACCCCTTCAGGCTACCCATGCAAATCATCAGTAACCATCAAAGACTTCGTTTTCTCAAACTTCAATGAAGGAAATTCCACAAACTTTTTCAAATTTTCAGTAACACCAGCATTTGTTAACCAATTTCCAGCAGTTAATGGTCTTGGTATATCCGCGGCAAGGTTAGACCTAGACATCGGCGGCGTTCTCCCAATGCATTCGCATCGCGGCGCTACCGAGTTAATGATTGTGGTTCAAGGTCGTATAACTGCTGGCTTTATTTCTTCTGATAATAAAGTTTTTGTTGCAACACTTTCTAAAGGTGAAGTTTTGGTTTTTCCACAAGGTTTGTTGCATTTTCAGTTCAATGCTGGAAAGAGTAAAGCTTCGGCTTTTCTTACATTTAGTAGCTCAAACCCTGGTTCACAAGTTGTTGATCTTGCTTTGTTTGGGAATAAATTGAGTTCTGCTTTTGTGGAGAAAACTACTTTGCTTGATCATGCTCAAGTTAGAAAGCTTAAAGCTATTTTTGGTGGGAGTGGCTAG